Proteins from a genomic interval of Homo sapiens chromosome 6 genomic scaffold, GRCh38.p14 alternate locus group ALT_REF_LOCI_2 HSCHR6_MHC_COX_CTG1:
- the C2 gene encoding complement C2 isoform 2 precursor (isoform 2 precursor is encoded by transcript variant 2): MGPLMVLFCLLFLYPAGHCPNPGISLGAVRTGFRFGHGDKVRYRCSSNLVLTGSSERECQGNGVWSGTEPICRQPYSYDFPEDVAPALGTSFSHMLGATNPTQKTKESLGRKIQIQRSGHLNLYLLLDCSQSVSENDFLIFKESASLMVDRIFSFEINVSVAIITFASEPKVLMSVLNDNSRDMTEVISSLENANYKDHENGTGTNTYAALNSVYLMMNNQMRLLGMETMAWQEIRHAIILLTDGKSNMGGSPKTAVDHIREILNINQKRNDYLDIYAIGVGKLDVDWRELNELGSKKDGERHAFILQDTKALHQVFEHMLDVSKLTDTICGVGNMSANASDQERTPWHVTIKPKSQETCRGALISDQWVLTAAHCFRDGNDHSLWRVNVGDPKSQWGKEFLIEKAVISPGFDVFAKKNQGILEFYGDDIALLKLAQKVKMSTHARPICLPCTMEANLALRRPQGSTCRDHENELLNKQSVPAHFVALNGSKLNINLKMGVEWTSCAEVVSQEKTMFPNLTDVREVVTDQFLCSGTQEDESPCKGESGGAVFLERRFRFFQVGLVSWGLYNPCLGSADKNSRKRAPRSKVPPPRDFHINLFRMQPWLRQHLGDVLNFLPL; the protein is encoded by the exons ATGGGCCCACTGATGGTTCTTTTTTGCCTGCTGTTCCTGTACCCAG CTGGCCACTGCCCCAACCCAGGCATTTCACTGGGCGCAGTGCGGACAGGCTTCCGCTTTGGTCATGGGGACAAGGTCCGCTATCGCTGCTCCTCGAATCTTGTGCTCACGGGGTCTTCGGAGCGGGAGTGCCAGGGCAacggggtctggagtggaacgGAGCCCATCTGCCGCC AACCCTACTCTTATGACTTCCCTGAGGACGTGGCCCCTGCCCTGGGCACTTCCTTCTCCCACATGCTTGGGGCCACCAATCCCACCCAGAAGACAAAGG AAAGCCTGGGCCGTAAAATCCAAATCCAGCGCTCTGGTCATCTGAACCTCTACCTGCTCCTGGACTGTTCGCAGAGTGTGTCGGAAAATGACTTTCTCATCTTCAAGGAGAGCGCCTCCCTCATGGTGGACAGG ATCTTCAGCTTTGAGATCAATGTGAGCGTTGCCATTATCACCTTTGCCTCAGAGCCCAAAGTCCTCATGTCTGTCCTGAACGACAACTCCCGGGATATGACTGAGGTGATCAGCAGCCTGGAAAATGCCAACTATAAAG ATCATGAAAATGGAACTGGGACTAACACCTATGCGGCCTTAAACAGTGTCTATCTCATGATGAACAACCAAATGCGACTCCTCGGCATGGAAACGATGGCCTGGCAGGAAATCCGACATGCCATCATCCTTCTGACAGATG GAAAGTCCAATATGGGTGGCTCTCCCAAGACAGCTGTTGACCATATCAGAGAGATCCTGAACATCAACCAGAAGAGGAATGACTATCTGG ACATCTATGCCATCGGGGTGGGCAAGCTGGATGTGGACTGGAGAGAACTGAATGAGCTAGGGTCCAAGAAGGATGGTGAGAGGCATGCCTTCATTCTGCAGGACACAAAGGCTCTGCACCAGGTCTTTGAACATATGCTGG ATGTCTCCAAGCTCACAGACACCATCTGCGGGGTGGGGAACATGTCAGCAAACGCCTCTGACCAGGAGAGGACACCCTGGCATGTCACTATTAAG CCCAAGAGCCAAGAGACCTGCCGGGGGGCCCTCATCTCCGACCAATGGGTCCTGACAGCAGCTCATTGCTTCCGCGATGGCAACGACCACTCCCTGTGGAGGGTCAATGTGG GAGACCCCAAATCCCAGTGGGGCAAAGAATTCCTTATTGAGAAGGCGGTGATCTCCCCAGGGTTTGATGTCTTTGCCAAAAAGAACCAGGGAATCCTGGAGTTCTATGGTGATGACATAGCTCTGCTGAAGCTGGCCCAGAAAGTAAAGATGTCCACCCATGCCAG GCCCATCTGCCTTCCCTGCACGATGGAGGCCAATCTGGCTCTGCGGAGACCTCAAGGCAGCACCTGTAGGGACCATG AGAATGAACTGCTGAACAAACAGAGTGTTCCTGCTCATTTTGTCGCCTTGAATGGGAGCAAACTGAACATTAACCTTAAGATGGGAGTGGAG TGGACAAGCTGTGCCGAGGTTGTCTCCCAAGAAAAAACCATGTTCCCCAACTTGACAGATGTCAGGGAGGTGGTGACAGACCAGTTCCTATGCAGTGGGACCCAGGAGGATGAGAGTCCCTGCAAGG GAGAATCTGGGGGAGCAGTTTTCCTTGAGCGGAGATTCAGGTTTTTTCAG gTGGGTCTGGTGAGCTGGGGTCTTTACAACCCCTGCCTTGGCTCTGCTGACAAAAACTCCCGCAAAAGGGCCCCTCGTAGCAAGGTCCCGCCGCCACGAGACTTTCACATCAATCTCTTCCGCATGCAGCCCTGGCTGAGGCAGCACCTGGGGGATGTCCTGAATTTTTTACCCCTCTAG
- the C2 gene encoding complement C2 isoform 3 (isoform 3 is encoded by transcript variant 3): MRALCIRETCSSELGFSRNWSRRKAGHCPNPGISLGAVRTGFRFGHGDKVRYRCSSNLVLTGSSERECQGNGVWSGTEPICRQPYSYDFPEDVAPALGTSFSHMLGATNPTQKTKDHENGTGTNTYAALNSVYLMMNNQMRLLGMETMAWQEIRHAIILLTDGKSNMGGSPKTAVDHIREILNINQKRNDYLDIYAIGVGKLDVDWRELNELGSKKDGERHAFILQDTKALHQVFEHMLDVSKLTDTICGVGNMSANASDQERTPWHVTIKPKSQETCRGALISDQWVLTAAHCFRDGNDHSLWRVNVGDPKSQWGKEFLIEKAVISPGFDVFAKKNQGILEFYGDDIALLKLAQKVKMSTHARPICLPCTMEANLALRRPQGSTCRDHENELLNKQSVPAHFVALNGSKLNINLKMGVEWTSCAEVVSQEKTMFPNLTDVREVVTDQFLCSGTQEDESPCKGESGGAVFLERRFRFFQVGLVSWGLYNPCLGSADKNSRKRAPRSKVPPPRDFHINLFRMQPWLRQHLGDVLNFLPL, translated from the exons ATGCGTGCACTGTGCATCAGGGAGACCTGCAGCTCCGAGCTGGGGTTCAGCAGGAACTGGTCCCGCAGGAAGG CTGGCCACTGCCCCAACCCAGGCATTTCACTGGGCGCAGTGCGGACAGGCTTCCGCTTTGGTCATGGGGACAAGGTCCGCTATCGCTGCTCCTCGAATCTTGTGCTCACGGGGTCTTCGGAGCGGGAGTGCCAGGGCAacggggtctggagtggaacgGAGCCCATCTGCCGCC AACCCTACTCTTATGACTTCCCTGAGGACGTGGCCCCTGCCCTGGGCACTTCCTTCTCCCACATGCTTGGGGCCACCAATCCCACCCAGAAGACAAAGG ATCATGAAAATGGAACTGGGACTAACACCTATGCGGCCTTAAACAGTGTCTATCTCATGATGAACAACCAAATGCGACTCCTCGGCATGGAAACGATGGCCTGGCAGGAAATCCGACATGCCATCATCCTTCTGACAGATG GAAAGTCCAATATGGGTGGCTCTCCCAAGACAGCTGTTGACCATATCAGAGAGATCCTGAACATCAACCAGAAGAGGAATGACTATCTGG ACATCTATGCCATCGGGGTGGGCAAGCTGGATGTGGACTGGAGAGAACTGAATGAGCTAGGGTCCAAGAAGGATGGTGAGAGGCATGCCTTCATTCTGCAGGACACAAAGGCTCTGCACCAGGTCTTTGAACATATGCTGG ATGTCTCCAAGCTCACAGACACCATCTGCGGGGTGGGGAACATGTCAGCAAACGCCTCTGACCAGGAGAGGACACCCTGGCATGTCACTATTAAG CCCAAGAGCCAAGAGACCTGCCGGGGGGCCCTCATCTCCGACCAATGGGTCCTGACAGCAGCTCATTGCTTCCGCGATGGCAACGACCACTCCCTGTGGAGGGTCAATGTGG GAGACCCCAAATCCCAGTGGGGCAAAGAATTCCTTATTGAGAAGGCGGTGATCTCCCCAGGGTTTGATGTCTTTGCCAAAAAGAACCAGGGAATCCTGGAGTTCTATGGTGATGACATAGCTCTGCTGAAGCTGGCCCAGAAAGTAAAGATGTCCACCCATGCCAG GCCCATCTGCCTTCCCTGCACGATGGAGGCCAATCTGGCTCTGCGGAGACCTCAAGGCAGCACCTGTAGGGACCATG AGAATGAACTGCTGAACAAACAGAGTGTTCCTGCTCATTTTGTCGCCTTGAATGGGAGCAAACTGAACATTAACCTTAAGATGGGAGTGGAG TGGACAAGCTGTGCCGAGGTTGTCTCCCAAGAAAAAACCATGTTCCCCAACTTGACAGATGTCAGGGAGGTGGTGACAGACCAGTTCCTATGCAGTGGGACCCAGGAGGATGAGAGTCCCTGCAAGG GAGAATCTGGGGGAGCAGTTTTCCTTGAGCGGAGATTCAGGTTTTTTCAG gTGGGTCTGGTGAGCTGGGGTCTTTACAACCCCTGCCTTGGCTCTGCTGACAAAAACTCCCGCAAAAGGGCCCCTCGTAGCAAGGTCCCGCCGCCACGAGACTTTCACATCAATCTCTTCCGCATGCAGCCCTGGCTGAGGCAGCACCTGGGGGATGTCCTGAATTTTTTACCCCTCTAG
- the C2 gene encoding complement C2 isoform 5 (isoform 5 is encoded by transcript variant 5), translated as MAGLLGAFSPTPAPRACTHPQHHGCARAADSGRPQEPPGLCLRRSANVRLPVGFAQAVRCPAPVSFENGIYTPRLGSYPVGGNVSFECEDGFILRGSPVRQCRPNGMWDGETAVCDNGAGHCPNPGISLGAVRTGFRFGHGDKVRYRCSSNLVLTGSSERECQGNGVWSGTEPICRQPYSYDFPEDVAPALGTSFSHMLGATNPTQKTKESLGRKIQIQRSGHLNLYLLLDCSQSVSENDFLIFKESASLMVDRIFSFEINVSVAIITFASEPKVLMSVLNDNSRDMTEVISSLENANYKDHENGTGTNTYAALNSVYLMMNNQMRLLGMETMAWQEIRHAIILLTDGKSNMGGSPKTAVDHIREILNINQKRNDYLDIYAIGVGKLDVDWRELNELGSKKDGERHAFILQDTKALHQVFEHMLDVSKLTDTICGVGNMSANASDQERTPWHVTIKPKSQETCRGALISDQWVLTAAHCFRDGNDHSLWRVNVGDPKSQWGKEFLIEKAVISPGFDVFAKKNQGILEFYGDDIALLKLAQKVKMSTHARPICLPCTMEANLALRRPQGSTCRDHENELLNKQSVPAHFVALNGSKLNINLKMGVEWTSCAEVVSQEKTMFPNLTDVREVVTDQFLCSGTQEDESPCKGESGGAVFLERRFRFFQVGLVSWGLYNPCLGSADKNSRKRAPRSKVPPPRDFHINLFRMQPWLRQHLGDVLNFLPL; from the exons ATGGCTGGGCTCCTGGGAGCCTTCTCACCTACTCCTGCCCCCAGGGCCTGTACCCATCCCCAGCATCACGGCTGTGCAAGAGCAGCGGACAGTGGCAGACCCCAGGAGCCACCCGGTCTCTGTCTAAGGCGGTCTGCAAACGTGAGGCTCCCTGTGGGCTTTGCTCAGG cTGTGCGCTGTCCAGCCCCTGTCTCCTTTGAGAATGGCATTTATACCCCACGGCTGGGGTCCTATCCCGTGGGTGGCAATGTGAGCTTCGAGTGTGAGGATGGCTTCATATTGCGGGGCTCGCCTGTGCGTCAGTGTCGCCCCAACGGCATGTGGGATGGAGAAACAGCTGTGTGTGATAATGGGG CTGGCCACTGCCCCAACCCAGGCATTTCACTGGGCGCAGTGCGGACAGGCTTCCGCTTTGGTCATGGGGACAAGGTCCGCTATCGCTGCTCCTCGAATCTTGTGCTCACGGGGTCTTCGGAGCGGGAGTGCCAGGGCAacggggtctggagtggaacgGAGCCCATCTGCCGCC AACCCTACTCTTATGACTTCCCTGAGGACGTGGCCCCTGCCCTGGGCACTTCCTTCTCCCACATGCTTGGGGCCACCAATCCCACCCAGAAGACAAAGG AAAGCCTGGGCCGTAAAATCCAAATCCAGCGCTCTGGTCATCTGAACCTCTACCTGCTCCTGGACTGTTCGCAGAGTGTGTCGGAAAATGACTTTCTCATCTTCAAGGAGAGCGCCTCCCTCATGGTGGACAGG ATCTTCAGCTTTGAGATCAATGTGAGCGTTGCCATTATCACCTTTGCCTCAGAGCCCAAAGTCCTCATGTCTGTCCTGAACGACAACTCCCGGGATATGACTGAGGTGATCAGCAGCCTGGAAAATGCCAACTATAAAG ATCATGAAAATGGAACTGGGACTAACACCTATGCGGCCTTAAACAGTGTCTATCTCATGATGAACAACCAAATGCGACTCCTCGGCATGGAAACGATGGCCTGGCAGGAAATCCGACATGCCATCATCCTTCTGACAGATG GAAAGTCCAATATGGGTGGCTCTCCCAAGACAGCTGTTGACCATATCAGAGAGATCCTGAACATCAACCAGAAGAGGAATGACTATCTGG ACATCTATGCCATCGGGGTGGGCAAGCTGGATGTGGACTGGAGAGAACTGAATGAGCTAGGGTCCAAGAAGGATGGTGAGAGGCATGCCTTCATTCTGCAGGACACAAAGGCTCTGCACCAGGTCTTTGAACATATGCTGG ATGTCTCCAAGCTCACAGACACCATCTGCGGGGTGGGGAACATGTCAGCAAACGCCTCTGACCAGGAGAGGACACCCTGGCATGTCACTATTAAG CCCAAGAGCCAAGAGACCTGCCGGGGGGCCCTCATCTCCGACCAATGGGTCCTGACAGCAGCTCATTGCTTCCGCGATGGCAACGACCACTCCCTGTGGAGGGTCAATGTGG GAGACCCCAAATCCCAGTGGGGCAAAGAATTCCTTATTGAGAAGGCGGTGATCTCCCCAGGGTTTGATGTCTTTGCCAAAAAGAACCAGGGAATCCTGGAGTTCTATGGTGATGACATAGCTCTGCTGAAGCTGGCCCAGAAAGTAAAGATGTCCACCCATGCCAG GCCCATCTGCCTTCCCTGCACGATGGAGGCCAATCTGGCTCTGCGGAGACCTCAAGGCAGCACCTGTAGGGACCATG AGAATGAACTGCTGAACAAACAGAGTGTTCCTGCTCATTTTGTCGCCTTGAATGGGAGCAAACTGAACATTAACCTTAAGATGGGAGTGGAG TGGACAAGCTGTGCCGAGGTTGTCTCCCAAGAAAAAACCATGTTCCCCAACTTGACAGATGTCAGGGAGGTGGTGACAGACCAGTTCCTATGCAGTGGGACCCAGGAGGATGAGAGTCCCTGCAAGG GAGAATCTGGGGGAGCAGTTTTCCTTGAGCGGAGATTCAGGTTTTTTCAG gTGGGTCTGGTGAGCTGGGGTCTTTACAACCCCTGCCTTGGCTCTGCTGACAAAAACTCCCGCAAAAGGGCCCCTCGTAGCAAGGTCCCGCCGCCACGAGACTTTCACATCAATCTCTTCCGCATGCAGCCCTGGCTGAGGCAGCACCTGGGGGATGTCCTGAATTTTTTACCCCTCTAG
- the C2 gene encoding complement C2 isoform 6 precursor (isoform 6 precursor is encoded by transcript variant 6) yields the protein MGPLMVLFCLLFLYPGLADSAPSCPQNVNISGGTFTLSHGWAPGSLLTYSCPQGLYPSPASRLCKSSGQWQTPGATRSLSKAVCKPVRCPAPVSFENGIYTPRLGSYPVGGNVSFECEDGFILRGSPVRQCRPNGMWDGETAVCDNGAGHCPNPGISLGAVRTGFRFGHGDKVRYRCSSNLVLTGSSERECQGNGVWSGTEPICRQPYSYDFPEDVAPALGTSFSHMLGATNPTQKTKESLGRKIQIQRSGHLNLYLLLDCSQSVSENDFLIFKESASLMVDRVRNQESACSRGLPVLTISLCLLPLLRTPLTAHLLQEVFSDYTHAM from the exons ATGGGCCCACTGATGGTTCTTTTTTGCCTGCTGTTCCTGTACCCAG GTCTGGCAGACTCGGCTCCCTCCTGCCCTCAGAACGTGAATATCTCGGGTGGCACCTTCACCCTCAGCCATGGCTGGGCTCCTGGGAGCCTTCTCACCTACTCCTGCCCCCAGGGCCTGTACCCATCCCCAGCATCACGGCTGTGCAAGAGCAGCGGACAGTGGCAGACCCCAGGAGCCACCCGGTCTCTGTCTAAGGCGGTCTGCAAAC cTGTGCGCTGTCCAGCCCCTGTCTCCTTTGAGAATGGCATTTATACCCCACGGCTGGGGTCCTATCCCGTGGGTGGCAATGTGAGCTTCGAGTGTGAGGATGGCTTCATATTGCGGGGCTCGCCTGTGCGTCAGTGTCGCCCCAACGGCATGTGGGATGGAGAAACAGCTGTGTGTGATAATGGGG CTGGCCACTGCCCCAACCCAGGCATTTCACTGGGCGCAGTGCGGACAGGCTTCCGCTTTGGTCATGGGGACAAGGTCCGCTATCGCTGCTCCTCGAATCTTGTGCTCACGGGGTCTTCGGAGCGGGAGTGCCAGGGCAacggggtctggagtggaacgGAGCCCATCTGCCGCC AACCCTACTCTTATGACTTCCCTGAGGACGTGGCCCCTGCCCTGGGCACTTCCTTCTCCCACATGCTTGGGGCCACCAATCCCACCCAGAAGACAAAGG AAAGCCTGGGCCGTAAAATCCAAATCCAGCGCTCTGGTCATCTGAACCTCTACCTGCTCCTGGACTGTTCGCAGAGTGTGTCGGAAAATGACTTTCTCATCTTCAAGGAGAGCGCCTCCCTCATGGTGGACAGGGTCAGGAATCAGGAGTCTGCCTGCAGCAGAGGCCTTCCTGTGCTcactatctctctctgtctccttcccctcctcagaACCCCACTCACAgcccacctcctccaagaagtcttCTCAGATTATACTCATGCCATGTAG
- the C2 gene encoding complement C2 isoform 4 (isoform 4 is encoded by transcript variant 4) gives MGTRSAIAAPRILCSRGLRSGSARATGSGVERSPSAAIFSFEINVSVAIITFASEPKVLMSVLNDNSRDMTEVISSLENANYKDHENGTGTNTYAALNSVYLMMNNQMRLLGMETMAWQEIRHAIILLTDGKSNMGGSPKTAVDHIREILNINQKRNDYLDIYAIGVGKLDVDWRELNELGSKKDGERHAFILQDTKALHQVFEHMLDVSKLTDTICGVGNMSANASDQERTPWHVTIKPKSQETCRGALISDQWVLTAAHCFRDGNDHSLWRVNVGDPKSQWGKEFLIEKAVISPGFDVFAKKNQGILEFYGDDIALLKLAQKVKMSTHARPICLPCTMEANLALRRPQGSTCRDHENELLNKQSVPAHFVALNGSKLNINLKMGVEWTSCAEVVSQEKTMFPNLTDVREVVTDQFLCSGTQEDESPCKGESGGAVFLERRFRFFQVGLVSWGLYNPCLGSADKNSRKRAPRSKVPPPRDFHINLFRMQPWLRQHLGDVLNFLPL, from the exons ATGGGGACAAGGTCCGCTATCGCTGCTCCTCGAATCTTGTGCTCACGGGGTCTTCGGAGCGGGAGTGCCAGGGCAacggggtctggagtggaacgGAGCCCATCTGCCGCC ATCTTCAGCTTTGAGATCAATGTGAGCGTTGCCATTATCACCTTTGCCTCAGAGCCCAAAGTCCTCATGTCTGTCCTGAACGACAACTCCCGGGATATGACTGAGGTGATCAGCAGCCTGGAAAATGCCAACTATAAAG ATCATGAAAATGGAACTGGGACTAACACCTATGCGGCCTTAAACAGTGTCTATCTCATGATGAACAACCAAATGCGACTCCTCGGCATGGAAACGATGGCCTGGCAGGAAATCCGACATGCCATCATCCTTCTGACAGATG GAAAGTCCAATATGGGTGGCTCTCCCAAGACAGCTGTTGACCATATCAGAGAGATCCTGAACATCAACCAGAAGAGGAATGACTATCTGG ACATCTATGCCATCGGGGTGGGCAAGCTGGATGTGGACTGGAGAGAACTGAATGAGCTAGGGTCCAAGAAGGATGGTGAGAGGCATGCCTTCATTCTGCAGGACACAAAGGCTCTGCACCAGGTCTTTGAACATATGCTGG ATGTCTCCAAGCTCACAGACACCATCTGCGGGGTGGGGAACATGTCAGCAAACGCCTCTGACCAGGAGAGGACACCCTGGCATGTCACTATTAAG CCCAAGAGCCAAGAGACCTGCCGGGGGGCCCTCATCTCCGACCAATGGGTCCTGACAGCAGCTCATTGCTTCCGCGATGGCAACGACCACTCCCTGTGGAGGGTCAATGTGG GAGACCCCAAATCCCAGTGGGGCAAAGAATTCCTTATTGAGAAGGCGGTGATCTCCCCAGGGTTTGATGTCTTTGCCAAAAAGAACCAGGGAATCCTGGAGTTCTATGGTGATGACATAGCTCTGCTGAAGCTGGCCCAGAAAGTAAAGATGTCCACCCATGCCAG GCCCATCTGCCTTCCCTGCACGATGGAGGCCAATCTGGCTCTGCGGAGACCTCAAGGCAGCACCTGTAGGGACCATG AGAATGAACTGCTGAACAAACAGAGTGTTCCTGCTCATTTTGTCGCCTTGAATGGGAGCAAACTGAACATTAACCTTAAGATGGGAGTGGAG TGGACAAGCTGTGCCGAGGTTGTCTCCCAAGAAAAAACCATGTTCCCCAACTTGACAGATGTCAGGGAGGTGGTGACAGACCAGTTCCTATGCAGTGGGACCCAGGAGGATGAGAGTCCCTGCAAGG GAGAATCTGGGGGAGCAGTTTTCCTTGAGCGGAGATTCAGGTTTTTTCAG gTGGGTCTGGTGAGCTGGGGTCTTTACAACCCCTGCCTTGGCTCTGCTGACAAAAACTCCCGCAAAAGGGCCCCTCGTAGCAAGGTCCCGCCGCCACGAGACTTTCACATCAATCTCTTCCGCATGCAGCCCTGGCTGAGGCAGCACCTGGGGGATGTCCTGAATTTTTTACCCCTCTAG
- the C2 gene encoding complement C2 isoform 1 preproprotein (isoform 1 preproprotein is encoded by transcript variant 1), whose amino-acid sequence MGPLMVLFCLLFLYPGLADSAPSCPQNVNISGGTFTLSHGWAPGSLLTYSCPQGLYPSPASRLCKSSGQWQTPGATRSLSKAVCKPVRCPAPVSFENGIYTPRLGSYPVGGNVSFECEDGFILRGSPVRQCRPNGMWDGETAVCDNGAGHCPNPGISLGAVRTGFRFGHGDKVRYRCSSNLVLTGSSERECQGNGVWSGTEPICRQPYSYDFPEDVAPALGTSFSHMLGATNPTQKTKESLGRKIQIQRSGHLNLYLLLDCSQSVSENDFLIFKESASLMVDRIFSFEINVSVAIITFASEPKVLMSVLNDNSRDMTEVISSLENANYKDHENGTGTNTYAALNSVYLMMNNQMRLLGMETMAWQEIRHAIILLTDGKSNMGGSPKTAVDHIREILNINQKRNDYLDIYAIGVGKLDVDWRELNELGSKKDGERHAFILQDTKALHQVFEHMLDVSKLTDTICGVGNMSANASDQERTPWHVTIKPKSQETCRGALISDQWVLTAAHCFRDGNDHSLWRVNVGDPKSQWGKEFLIEKAVISPGFDVFAKKNQGILEFYGDDIALLKLAQKVKMSTHARPICLPCTMEANLALRRPQGSTCRDHENELLNKQSVPAHFVALNGSKLNINLKMGVEWTSCAEVVSQEKTMFPNLTDVREVVTDQFLCSGTQEDESPCKGESGGAVFLERRFRFFQVGLVSWGLYNPCLGSADKNSRKRAPRSKVPPPRDFHINLFRMQPWLRQHLGDVLNFLPL is encoded by the exons ATGGGCCCACTGATGGTTCTTTTTTGCCTGCTGTTCCTGTACCCAG GTCTGGCAGACTCGGCTCCCTCCTGCCCTCAGAACGTGAATATCTCGGGTGGCACCTTCACCCTCAGCCATGGCTGGGCTCCTGGGAGCCTTCTCACCTACTCCTGCCCCCAGGGCCTGTACCCATCCCCAGCATCACGGCTGTGCAAGAGCAGCGGACAGTGGCAGACCCCAGGAGCCACCCGGTCTCTGTCTAAGGCGGTCTGCAAAC cTGTGCGCTGTCCAGCCCCTGTCTCCTTTGAGAATGGCATTTATACCCCACGGCTGGGGTCCTATCCCGTGGGTGGCAATGTGAGCTTCGAGTGTGAGGATGGCTTCATATTGCGGGGCTCGCCTGTGCGTCAGTGTCGCCCCAACGGCATGTGGGATGGAGAAACAGCTGTGTGTGATAATGGGG CTGGCCACTGCCCCAACCCAGGCATTTCACTGGGCGCAGTGCGGACAGGCTTCCGCTTTGGTCATGGGGACAAGGTCCGCTATCGCTGCTCCTCGAATCTTGTGCTCACGGGGTCTTCGGAGCGGGAGTGCCAGGGCAacggggtctggagtggaacgGAGCCCATCTGCCGCC AACCCTACTCTTATGACTTCCCTGAGGACGTGGCCCCTGCCCTGGGCACTTCCTTCTCCCACATGCTTGGGGCCACCAATCCCACCCAGAAGACAAAGG AAAGCCTGGGCCGTAAAATCCAAATCCAGCGCTCTGGTCATCTGAACCTCTACCTGCTCCTGGACTGTTCGCAGAGTGTGTCGGAAAATGACTTTCTCATCTTCAAGGAGAGCGCCTCCCTCATGGTGGACAGG ATCTTCAGCTTTGAGATCAATGTGAGCGTTGCCATTATCACCTTTGCCTCAGAGCCCAAAGTCCTCATGTCTGTCCTGAACGACAACTCCCGGGATATGACTGAGGTGATCAGCAGCCTGGAAAATGCCAACTATAAAG ATCATGAAAATGGAACTGGGACTAACACCTATGCGGCCTTAAACAGTGTCTATCTCATGATGAACAACCAAATGCGACTCCTCGGCATGGAAACGATGGCCTGGCAGGAAATCCGACATGCCATCATCCTTCTGACAGATG GAAAGTCCAATATGGGTGGCTCTCCCAAGACAGCTGTTGACCATATCAGAGAGATCCTGAACATCAACCAGAAGAGGAATGACTATCTGG ACATCTATGCCATCGGGGTGGGCAAGCTGGATGTGGACTGGAGAGAACTGAATGAGCTAGGGTCCAAGAAGGATGGTGAGAGGCATGCCTTCATTCTGCAGGACACAAAGGCTCTGCACCAGGTCTTTGAACATATGCTGG ATGTCTCCAAGCTCACAGACACCATCTGCGGGGTGGGGAACATGTCAGCAAACGCCTCTGACCAGGAGAGGACACCCTGGCATGTCACTATTAAG CCCAAGAGCCAAGAGACCTGCCGGGGGGCCCTCATCTCCGACCAATGGGTCCTGACAGCAGCTCATTGCTTCCGCGATGGCAACGACCACTCCCTGTGGAGGGTCAATGTGG GAGACCCCAAATCCCAGTGGGGCAAAGAATTCCTTATTGAGAAGGCGGTGATCTCCCCAGGGTTTGATGTCTTTGCCAAAAAGAACCAGGGAATCCTGGAGTTCTATGGTGATGACATAGCTCTGCTGAAGCTGGCCCAGAAAGTAAAGATGTCCACCCATGCCAG GCCCATCTGCCTTCCCTGCACGATGGAGGCCAATCTGGCTCTGCGGAGACCTCAAGGCAGCACCTGTAGGGACCATG AGAATGAACTGCTGAACAAACAGAGTGTTCCTGCTCATTTTGTCGCCTTGAATGGGAGCAAACTGAACATTAACCTTAAGATGGGAGTGGAG TGGACAAGCTGTGCCGAGGTTGTCTCCCAAGAAAAAACCATGTTCCCCAACTTGACAGATGTCAGGGAGGTGGTGACAGACCAGTTCCTATGCAGTGGGACCCAGGAGGATGAGAGTCCCTGCAAGG GAGAATCTGGGGGAGCAGTTTTCCTTGAGCGGAGATTCAGGTTTTTTCAG gTGGGTCTGGTGAGCTGGGGTCTTTACAACCCCTGCCTTGGCTCTGCTGACAAAAACTCCCGCAAAAGGGCCCCTCGTAGCAAGGTCCCGCCGCCACGAGACTTTCACATCAATCTCTTCCGCATGCAGCCCTGGCTGAGGCAGCACCTGGGGGATGTCCTGAATTTTTTACCCCTCTAG